GATAATGAGAACGACAATTATTCTGAGGAATCAGAGTTTTCTCTGGATTCCCGACCTTTCGAGACCCGAGGCGACTATCCCGTTTTCCCTGCCTTTTACTTCCGCGCCGGGTATCGGGATTCTGCCGCTTCTGATGGGCGTGATGATGTTTTTTCAACAGAAGATGACAAACACAAATCCTCAGCAGAAATCACTGACTTACATAATGCCTATATTCATGACGTATATTTTTCTCGGTTTTCCCGCTGCGATTGTTTTGTATTGGGCTTCATACAACCTTTTCGGGCTCGGACAGCAGTTGTTTTTCAAATACAGGGAAAAAATAGCCAAAGAACAACGGGCGGAGTAACATGGACGAAAACATAAAAAACTGGCTCTTTGAAAATATAAATGAACTTCTCAGGTTAATGGGATTTGATAGCGTGACCCTTGATATTTCTGAAGAAAGCGAAAATATATTTCTTGTAAGCATATTCTCCGAAGAGGATTCAGGCAGGATAATCGGAAGGGAAGGGTCGGTGATTCAGTCAATAACCCTGCTTGTTAACAAAATGCTGTCCAGGGATTTCAAGGGTTGCAGGGTGAGGATTGACGCCGAGGATTACATGAAAAAAAGGGAAGACAGCTTCAAAGAAAAAGTGGTCGAAATTGCACGAAGAGCCGAATTACTGACGGAAGAGCATATCATCAAGAACCTGAACTCTTACGA
The genomic region above belongs to candidate division WOR-3 bacterium and contains:
- a CDS encoding KH domain-containing protein produces the protein MDENIKNWLFENINELLRLMGFDSVTLDISEESENIFLVSIFSEEDSGRIIGREGSVIQSITLLVNKMLSRDFKGCRVRIDAEDYMKKREDSFKEKVVEIARRAELLTEEHIIKNLNSYERRIAHMIIKDFDGVESRSEGDGDIKDLVIFPK